From Hemiscyllium ocellatum isolate sHemOce1 chromosome 40, sHemOce1.pat.X.cur, whole genome shotgun sequence, one genomic window encodes:
- the LOC132834481 gene encoding paxillin-like translates to MDELDLLLAELEQTSVSSREGDPTPQASSDVNLIAACPAKSSPPAPDGSNPVLLQAVYQTRLNEVAKVTGDEANRSPPVGSKDAEGPRVTTETQLLSSKSAAQQLDDIMANLNCILGASGLEERAPVSAREAAPPGAETNLDNILGALESDLHQLGVSTDAKGLCGSCRKPIIGTIVTALGMNWHPEHFVCAHCHEEIGLRGFYERDCRAYCEKDYHTLFCPRCAYCGGPILDKVLTALDKTWHPDHFFCAHCGEKFGSEGYHEKGGKPYCRKDYFNMFAPKCGSCDHPVLDNYLSALNSVWHPECFVCRECFTPFAGASFFELNGMPYCELHWHQRQGTLCSGCQKPISGRCISALGRRFHPEHFVCAFCLKQLSLGSFKEHKDKPYCNPCFLKLFGTL, encoded by the exons ACTTATTGTTGGCTGAACTTGAGCAAACCTCTGTGAGCAGCCGGGAAGGAGACCCGACCCCGCAAGCTTCCTCGGATGTTAACCTCATCGCAGCGTGCCCCGCGAAGAGCAGTCCACCGGCGCCAGATGGGTCCAACCCAGTGCTCTTACAA GCAGTCTACCAGACCCGACTGAACGAAGTAGCAAAGGTCACGGGAGATGAAGCTAACAGAAGTCCTCCAGTTGGCAG CAAGGACGCCGAGGGTCCTCGGGTTACCACGGAAACCCAGCTCCTGAGTTCAAAGTCAGCGGCCCAACAGCTCGATGACATCATGGCCAACCTGAATTGC ATCCTTGGTGCGAGCGGGCTGGAAGAGCGAGCGCCCGTCTCCGCCCGGGAAGCCGCTCCCCCGGGAGCAGAGACGAACCTGGACAACATACTGGGCGCTTTGGAATCTGACCTCCACCAGCTGGGGGTCAGCACCGACGCCAAGGGGCTCTGCGGCTCCTGCAGGAAGCCGATCATCGGCACG ATTGTCACGGCGTTGGGCATGAACTGGCACCCGGAGCATTTTGTTTGCGCACACTGCCACGAAGAGATCGGGCTGAGGGGATTTTACGAGCGCGATTGCCGGGCGTACTGCGAGAAAGATTACCACACCTTGTTCTGCCCTCGCTGCGCGTACTGTGGTGGACCCATTCTCGAC AAGGTTCTCACGGCGCTGGACAAGACCTGGCACCCGGACCATTTTTTTTGCGCTCACTGCGGTGAGAAATTCGGAAGTGAGG GTTACCATGAGAAAGGTGGGAAGCCGTACTGCCGCAAGGACTATTTCAACATGTTCGCTCCCAAGTGTGGCAGCTGTGATCACCCAGTGTTGGACAATTATCTATCTGCTCTCAACAGTGTCTGGCATCCAGAGTGCTTTGTGTGCAGG GAGTGTTTCACCCCGTTCGCTGGCGCCAGTTTCTTCGAACTGAACGGGATGCCTTACTGTGAGCTGCACTGGCACCAGCGCCAGGGGACACTGTGCAGCGGGTGCCAAAAACCCATCAGCGGGCGCTGCATATCGGCACTGGGCCGGAGGTTCCACCCAGAGCACTTTGTCTGTGCGTTCTGCCTCAAGCAGCTCAGCCTGGGGAGCTTCAAGGAGCACAAGGACAAACCCTACTGCAACCCGTGCTTCCTCAA